Within Natronoarchaeum mannanilyticum, the genomic segment GGCTTCGAGCTCGTCCAGCCGATCCGAGAGCGTCGACGTGCTTGCGTCGGGAATCGCCGATTCGAGATCTCCGAACCGCGCCGGGTCGAGCGCCCCGACCGCGCAGAACACCTGCAGCGCGTACTTTCGCCCGAGCGTTTCGATCGTTCCGGTCGCCGGACAGAGGCAGTCTTCGCCGTCGCCGAACACCGAGTCGCCGGTCGCCGGTCCCCGCGCCGGAAACCCCTCCGCTTGATCGCTCTCGGTCGAAGCTTTGCGATCGTCGCGTTCCTGTGCCATGGTGGTTCTACTCCGTTACTTTGGACTTCACAGTATAATAACTTCGGTATTCAAAGTGAAGGCGTATGGCAGACAGTAACCGTTGCGAGTGCTGCAGTGACAGAATCGCTATCGACGATACCGACCCGGGGCGAGCGCCGACGGCCGATCCGCCGGTTCCGGTCGAGGACGCGATGGCGACGCCGATCCCCGACGACGTCGGAGCGGCGATGGAAGGCGCGTACGATCTCGACGCCCCGCCGGCGACGATCGCGGAGTGGCTCGACGGCGTGCTGGCGGCCTACCGCGCCGCCGGAGAAACGGTGACCGCGGACGACATGTGCGCCGTCGACGACGCCCGGCACGAGGTCGAACTCGACGGCGGCGCAGCCGTCCCCGGCACCGACGCCGCCGCCGCGGAGTACATCTGCGTGCTCGATCCGCTCGCGGTGCCGTTCATCGACGGGACGGCCGGCACCGTCCGCTCCGAAAGTCCGGTCTCGGACGCGACGATCGAGTTCCGGGTCAGCCCCTCCGAGATATCAGTCGACCCGGAGACGGCAGTCGTCTCGCTCGGCATCGATGCCGAAGACGACGATACGGGTTCGGCGTCCGAGCTGACGTTCGAGGACACCTACGAGCTGCTGTGTCCCTACGGCCACGCGTTCCGCGACGAAGCCGCCTACGAGCGGTGGGACGCGGAGCGGGACGGGATCGCGACGATGTCGCTCGACGCCGAGACGGCCGTCGGCGTCGCGGTGGGGATCGCGCGGCGACTCGACGCCGCGGAGTGACGCCGAAAGCGAGCTACTCCGCGTCGCCGCGCTCCCCGTCCCAGTAGTCGACGGCGTCGTCCTCTCGAAAGTACCCCTCGAGGGTGCGCTCACCGGTGCCGCCGGGGGGTGCGCCGTCCATCACGCCGACCTTGCCGGAGTCGGGGTACACGAGCACCTCGGGCGTCTCCATCGTCGAGACCGCCAGGTATCGGAGCGTAGCGTCCGAGTCGTTGATGATCCTGTGGGCGCCGTCCTCGCCTGTCGGTAGCGCGACGTAGTCGCCCGGTTCCAGCGACGTCGCGTCGTCGGCCCGGCGCAGTTGCCCCTCGCCTTCGAGCACGTAGATCGCCTCTTCGTTGGCGGTGTGGTAGTGGTACGGCCACGATTTCTTTCCCGGCGGGAGTTCGTACAGGCTGCAACCGAGGTCGTCGCCGCCCGCCGCGTCGGCGAGGCGCTTGCGTCTGAACTTCGCCTCGCCGCGTTCGAGCGCGTCCCAGTCGAGGTCGGACTCGTTCACTTTGGGCATAGATTCTGTGGTTCGTCAGAGAATAAAAACGTTGGCGCCGGCGGATCGGCCGACCTCGGCGCAGGGTAGTTGTTCGCTGACCGATCGACTTCGCTGCAGGGGTAGTCGTGAGCTTACCGATCGACTTCGCCCATTATCGTATCCAGACTACCCAGCGAGGCGATCAGGTCCGCGACGTAGCCGCCGGTGCCGAACTCCGGGAGCGACTGGAGATTCGAGAACGAGGGGCCGCGGATCTTGAACCGCGCGGGCTTGTCGGTCCCGTCCGATCGGATGTAGATGCCGAGCTCGCCCTTCGCGGCCTCGACGGCCCGGTAGATCTCGGTGTCGGGGTCGGGCTTGATCGTCCGCGGAACGTTGCTCTGGATCTCGCGGTCGTCTTCGGGCCAGTCTTCGAGCAGGTCGACGCACTGCTCGACGATCTTGGCCGACTCGGCGATCTCGTCCAGCCGGACGAGCAGCCGGGCGTAGTTATCACACCCCTCGCGGACGACGACGTCCCAGTCGAGCTCGTCGTAGTAGCCGTACGGGTCGTCGCGCCGGAGGTCGTAGTCGACTCCCGACCCGCGGGCGACTGGTCCGGTGACGCCGTAGTCCTTCGCGATCTCGGGGTCGAGATAGCCTGTGTCGACGGCTCTCGCCTGGAGGATCTCGTTGTTCGAGAGCAGGGTGTGATACTCCTCCATGCGCCGGGGCAGCTCGTCGAGGAACTCGCGGATCTTCTCGAAGAACTCCTCGCGGGGCTCGGGCAGGT encodes:
- a CDS encoding helix-turn-helix domain-containing protein → MAQERDDRKASTESDQAEGFPARGPATGDSVFGDGEDCLCPATGTIETLGRKYALQVFCAVGALDPARFGDLESAIPDASTSTLSDRLDELEAEELIAREQYDEIPPRVEYELTDEGRELGERLTPLVEWLRGREE
- a CDS encoding cupin domain-containing protein — translated: MPKVNESDLDWDALERGEAKFRRKRLADAAGGDDLGCSLYELPPGKKSWPYHYHTANEEAIYVLEGEGQLRRADDATSLEPGDYVALPTGEDGAHRIINDSDATLRYLAVSTMETPEVLVYPDSGKVGVMDGAPPGGTGERTLEGYFREDDAVDYWDGERGDAE
- the merB gene encoding organomercurial lyase, whose translation is MADSNRCECCSDRIAIDDTDPGRAPTADPPVPVEDAMATPIPDDVGAAMEGAYDLDAPPATIAEWLDGVLAAYRAAGETVTADDMCAVDDARHEVELDGGAAVPGTDAAAAEYICVLDPLAVPFIDGTAGTVRSESPVSDATIEFRVSPSEISVDPETAVVSLGIDAEDDDTGSASELTFEDTYELLCPYGHAFRDEAAYERWDAERDGIATMSLDAETAVGVAVGIARRLDAAE